In one window of Zhihengliuella sp. ISTPL4 DNA:
- a CDS encoding carbohydrate ABC transporter permease, giving the protein MTALLQPPTQTTPPATRPAARKRRSFRALEPTGWGVAVRWIWLSLAGILSFFPFYAMVVLSLKPGMVVELPGSLIPWNDISFEAYEQVLGGQNILVWLFNTLVYSLVSVVAVLFLSALAGYAFAKKRFRGKEVMFWSFLAMVMVPFHVTLIPTFILMANLGGIDTYWGLILPTLANAQAVFLMRQFIQGLPDELFEAARIDGAGEFRIFLRIVLPLCKPILATLGIFVFLWHWNDFLWPLIIAKSNSMFTLTVGISSLQQQDVPLSTMLAGSVVALLPIFLAYLIAQRYVQEGVTGTGIKG; this is encoded by the coding sequence ATGACCGCCCTCCTGCAGCCGCCGACGCAGACGACCCCGCCCGCGACGCGTCCCGCCGCGCGCAAGCGCCGCTCGTTCCGCGCGCTCGAGCCGACCGGCTGGGGGGTCGCCGTCCGCTGGATCTGGCTGAGTCTCGCCGGCATCCTCAGCTTCTTCCCCTTCTACGCGATGGTCGTGCTGAGCCTGAAGCCGGGCATGGTCGTCGAGCTGCCCGGCTCGCTGATCCCCTGGAACGACATCTCCTTCGAGGCGTACGAGCAGGTGCTCGGCGGACAGAACATCCTCGTCTGGCTGTTCAACACGCTCGTCTACTCGCTCGTGTCGGTCGTGGCCGTGCTGTTCCTCTCCGCGCTCGCCGGCTACGCCTTCGCCAAGAAGCGCTTCCGCGGCAAGGAGGTCATGTTCTGGTCGTTCCTGGCGATGGTCATGGTGCCGTTCCACGTGACGCTGATCCCGACGTTCATCCTCATGGCGAACCTCGGCGGCATCGACACCTACTGGGGCCTCATCCTGCCGACGCTCGCGAACGCGCAGGCCGTCTTCCTCATGCGCCAGTTCATCCAGGGCCTTCCCGACGAGCTCTTCGAGGCCGCCCGCATCGACGGCGCCGGCGAGTTCCGCATCTTCCTGCGGATCGTCCTGCCGCTGTGCAAGCCGATCCTCGCGACGCTCGGGATCTTCGTCTTCCTCTGGCACTGGAACGACTTCCTCTGGCCGCTCATCATCGCCAAGTCCAACTCGATGTTCACCCTCACCGTGGGCATCTCGTCGCTGCAGCAGCAGGATGTGCCGCTCAGCACCATGCTCGCCGGCTCCGTCGTGGCGCTGCTGCCGATCTTCCTCGCGTACCTCATCGCTCAGCGGTACGTGCAGGAGGGCGTCACCGGCACCGGGATCAAGGGCTGA
- a CDS encoding carbohydrate ABC transporter permease, with product MTTATTAPKPAGRVARVLARREARVAFLFVLPAFLLFIAFRFGPSIAGVALSFFDYDISGEIAWRGLDHFQRLVADPLFWRALGTTLIYTVFAVPIALVLSTIMALGVRRAFRGARFFRSIFFLPVITSLVLAGSIFVWIFSANGPWSALMTPLGLGGSWLGSTVLVIPAIVVVGVWSRFGYGMMILIAALQDVPRELEEAALVDGANAWQRFRWIILPHLRPTFFFLAVIETTAAFQVFDVIYVMTQGGPANASYSLVYMLYDQGFRYFDYGYAAAVGVALFIMTLVVALIQRLVIGKQK from the coding sequence ATGACGACGGCCACCACGGCGCCGAAGCCCGCAGGACGGGTCGCCAGGGTGCTCGCCCGACGGGAAGCGCGCGTCGCGTTCCTGTTCGTGCTCCCCGCCTTCCTGCTGTTCATCGCCTTCCGCTTCGGCCCGAGCATCGCGGGTGTGGCGCTGAGCTTCTTCGACTACGACATCTCCGGCGAGATCGCCTGGCGCGGCCTCGACCACTTCCAGCGCCTCGTCGCCGACCCGCTGTTCTGGCGCGCGCTGGGGACCACCCTCATCTACACGGTCTTCGCGGTGCCGATCGCGCTCGTGCTGTCGACCATCATGGCCCTCGGCGTGCGACGGGCCTTCCGCGGCGCCCGGTTCTTCCGCTCGATCTTCTTCCTCCCCGTCATCACCTCGCTCGTGCTGGCCGGCTCGATCTTCGTCTGGATCTTCTCCGCCAACGGCCCGTGGTCCGCGCTGATGACCCCGCTCGGCCTCGGCGGCTCCTGGCTCGGCAGCACCGTGCTCGTGATCCCCGCGATCGTCGTCGTCGGCGTCTGGTCGCGGTTCGGCTACGGGATGATGATCCTCATCGCCGCGCTGCAGGACGTGCCGCGCGAGCTGGAGGAGGCGGCGCTGGTCGACGGCGCGAACGCCTGGCAGCGCTTCCGGTGGATCATCCTCCCGCACCTGCGCCCGACCTTCTTCTTCCTCGCGGTGATCGAGACGACCGCCGCCTTCCAGGTCTTCGACGTCATCTACGTGATGACCCAGGGCGGCCCGGCGAACGCCAGCTACTCGCTCGTCTACATGCTCTACGACCAGGGCTTCCGCTACTTCGACTACGGCTACGCCGCCGCGGTCGGCGTGGCCCTGTTCATCATGACCCTCGTGGTCGCCCTCATCCAGCGCCTCGTGATCGGAAAGCAGAAATGA
- a CDS encoding ABC transporter substrate-binding protein codes for MRVSKITGVVAGVAAATLLAGCSAGGGNTAEGEQDITVWLYPVIADEAVHKDFWDSTIEAFEKENENVNVKYEIFPWANRDEALQTAIAAGKGPDVVYLIPDQLAAYQKSIAPLNDLLSEERQGDLLPNVKESVTLGGDILGAPILTSAQPLICNAAAFEAAGVTEYPETWDDIAEMAPAFVDKGMYALNYPASAENTLNLTYYPLLWQAGGEVYTEDGEVGFDSKAGEEALTFLTDLADAGALDPEALTTNVPLEQTAIAQGKVACTWNNAVTEVAPFWGEENVTVLAPLTDKESVAYGTVGSLSVLKGSKAPEAAAAFAEFATGADVVEPYLKAAGYFSALSTTEPLYADDPLLGEVEKYVPDTTVGELDASSRALMGVLSPEIQAALLGQKSPADALKDAAAAAAPLLQK; via the coding sequence ATGCGCGTCAGCAAGATCACCGGCGTCGTCGCGGGAGTCGCGGCCGCCACCCTGTTGGCCGGATGTTCGGCCGGCGGAGGCAACACCGCAGAGGGCGAGCAGGACATCACGGTCTGGCTCTACCCCGTCATCGCCGACGAGGCGGTGCACAAGGACTTCTGGGACTCGACCATCGAGGCGTTCGAGAAGGAGAACGAGAACGTCAACGTGAAGTACGAGATCTTCCCGTGGGCGAACCGCGACGAGGCCCTGCAGACGGCGATCGCCGCCGGCAAGGGACCGGACGTCGTCTACCTCATCCCCGACCAGCTCGCGGCGTACCAGAAGTCGATCGCGCCGCTGAACGACCTGCTCAGCGAGGAGCGCCAGGGCGACCTGCTCCCCAACGTCAAGGAGTCGGTCACGCTCGGCGGCGACATCCTCGGTGCCCCGATCCTCACCAGCGCGCAGCCCCTCATCTGCAATGCGGCCGCGTTCGAGGCCGCCGGCGTGACCGAGTACCCGGAGACCTGGGACGACATCGCCGAGATGGCCCCGGCGTTCGTCGACAAGGGCATGTACGCCCTCAACTACCCGGCGTCGGCCGAGAACACCCTCAACCTCACCTACTACCCGCTGCTGTGGCAGGCCGGCGGCGAGGTCTACACCGAGGACGGCGAGGTCGGCTTCGACAGCAAGGCCGGTGAAGAGGCCCTCACCTTCCTGACCGACCTGGCCGACGCGGGCGCGCTCGACCCGGAGGCGCTCACGACCAACGTCCCGCTGGAGCAGACCGCCATCGCCCAGGGCAAGGTCGCCTGCACCTGGAACAACGCCGTGACCGAGGTGGCGCCGTTCTGGGGCGAGGAGAACGTCACGGTCCTCGCACCGCTGACCGACAAGGAGTCCGTGGCCTACGGCACCGTCGGCTCGCTGTCCGTGCTCAAGGGCTCGAAGGCCCCCGAGGCCGCGGCGGCGTTCGCCGAGTTCGCGACCGGCGCCGACGTCGTCGAGCCGTACCTCAAGGCCGCCGGATACTTCTCCGCGCTCAGCACCACCGAGCCGCTGTACGCCGACGACCCGCTCCTCGGCGAGGTCGAGAAGTACGTCCCCGACACCACGGTGGGCGAGCTCGACGCCAGCTCCCGTGCGCTCATGGGCGTGCTCTCGCCGGAGATCCAGGCCGCCCTGCTCGGCCAGAAGTCCCCGGCCGACGCCCTGAAGGACGCCGCGGCCGCCGCAGCCCCGCTGCTGCAGAAGTGA
- a CDS encoding ROK family transcriptional regulator — MGAISPLSIVARSALRLRDAGPATVSDLSRSLEVSRTSVENAVTVLSDSGLLVDAPAQIGGGAGRPARRYSFHAAAGVVAGVDIGVASVRVVVADLAGVVIAQRAFAGVAEQPDGPAKLAAVIEDVRRTLDALPVPRTPLRAIGVSLPGIVDDAGRVTTSVVIPEWSGIDIGSQLRQAFGCPVAVDNGVRLAAVAEHHLGVAQLVDDVIYLSVGNRIAMGLILGGRPRRGIHNAAGDIGRLAFRGLNTETGQISWRTAPTAAEVFALARSGEQAAREELDGFIDELAHGIATLIMTVDPAMVVIGGGLSAAHEQLLDPLRAALPGHLGLPFQVPVAEARLGAEAAAHGAVVHAFQRHPGDIYGIEDMPAPPITPLPHDAAAGDDPEEKQ; from the coding sequence ATGGGCGCGATCAGTCCGCTCTCGATCGTGGCGCGGTCCGCACTCCGGCTGCGCGACGCCGGACCGGCGACCGTCAGCGACCTCTCCCGTTCGCTCGAGGTCTCCCGCACCTCCGTCGAGAACGCCGTGACGGTGCTCTCCGACTCCGGTCTGCTCGTCGACGCCCCCGCGCAGATCGGCGGCGGCGCGGGGCGCCCGGCCCGCCGCTACTCCTTCCACGCCGCTGCCGGCGTGGTGGCGGGCGTGGACATCGGCGTCGCGAGCGTGCGGGTCGTCGTCGCGGACCTCGCGGGCGTGGTCATCGCCCAGCGGGCGTTCGCCGGCGTCGCCGAACAGCCGGACGGACCGGCCAAGCTCGCCGCGGTCATCGAGGACGTTCGGCGCACGCTCGACGCGCTTCCCGTGCCGCGGACGCCCCTCCGCGCGATCGGCGTCTCGCTGCCGGGCATCGTCGACGATGCCGGCCGCGTGACCACATCCGTCGTGATCCCGGAGTGGTCCGGCATCGACATCGGCTCGCAGCTGCGTCAGGCGTTCGGCTGCCCCGTGGCCGTCGACAACGGTGTGCGGCTCGCGGCCGTCGCGGAGCACCATCTCGGCGTCGCGCAGCTCGTCGACGACGTCATCTACCTGTCGGTCGGCAACCGCATCGCCATGGGCCTCATCCTCGGCGGCCGCCCGCGGCGCGGCATCCACAACGCGGCGGGAGACATCGGCCGCCTCGCGTTCCGTGGCCTCAACACCGAGACAGGGCAGATCTCCTGGCGCACCGCCCCGACCGCCGCCGAGGTGTTCGCCCTCGCGCGCAGCGGGGAGCAGGCCGCCCGGGAGGAGCTCGACGGCTTCATCGATGAACTCGCCCACGGGATCGCGACCCTGATCATGACGGTCGACCCCGCCATGGTCGTGATCGGCGGCGGACTCTCGGCCGCGCACGAGCAGCTGCTCGACCCCCTGCGCGCCGCCCTGCCCGGCCACCTCGGACTGCCGTTCCAGGTGCCCGTCGCGGAAGCGCGGCTGGGAGCGGAAGCCGCCGCCCACGGCGCCGTCGTGCACGCGTTCCAGCGGCATCCGGGCGACATCTACGGCATCGAGGACATGCCCGCCCCACCGATCACCCCGCTGCCGCACGACGCCGCGGCCGGCGACGACCCCGAGGAGAAGCAGTGA
- a CDS encoding Gfo/Idh/MocA family protein produces the protein MSTLKVGLIGAGGISRVHADAWRALGVQGFVTSKEGAEEIAAEYGFEVVGDVDALLEQVDVVDIVTPSSTHADFALRAIARGLDVICEKPLAATAEAAAEVTAAAATAGVRLFPAHVVRYMGEYARIKAGIDAGQIGTPAVQRFRRLGAAPQAPWFFSERAGGGVIRDLMIHDIDQALWFAGPVDSVYAVQNPPTVDDRVPAPVTAHVVLTHRNGVISHVHASWVQPGMPFRTSVEVAGSEGRLRYDSAEDHTLRTDAVLTEGATDYLPPMSPEESPYYAEIADFVAAIAEGRDAAVTPEDGIQAVAVAEAAYASIASGAPVALSASSPAVAEEASR, from the coding sequence GTGAGCACGTTGAAGGTCGGACTCATCGGCGCGGGCGGGATCTCCCGCGTGCACGCCGACGCCTGGCGGGCGCTCGGCGTGCAGGGCTTCGTCACCTCGAAGGAGGGCGCGGAGGAGATCGCCGCGGAATACGGGTTCGAGGTCGTGGGTGACGTCGATGCGCTCCTGGAGCAGGTCGACGTCGTCGACATCGTCACCCCCAGCAGCACGCACGCCGACTTCGCCCTGCGGGCCATCGCCCGCGGGCTCGACGTGATCTGTGAGAAGCCGCTCGCCGCGACCGCGGAGGCCGCCGCCGAGGTGACCGCCGCCGCAGCCACCGCGGGCGTGCGACTGTTCCCCGCGCACGTCGTCCGGTACATGGGGGAGTACGCCCGGATCAAGGCCGGCATCGACGCCGGGCAGATCGGCACCCCCGCCGTGCAGCGCTTCCGTCGCCTCGGCGCCGCACCCCAGGCCCCCTGGTTCTTCTCGGAGCGCGCCGGGGGCGGAGTCATCCGCGACCTCATGATCCACGACATCGATCAGGCGCTGTGGTTCGCCGGCCCGGTCGACAGCGTCTACGCCGTGCAGAACCCGCCGACGGTCGACGACCGCGTGCCGGCCCCGGTCACGGCGCACGTCGTGCTCACCCATCGCAACGGGGTCATCAGCCACGTGCACGCGAGCTGGGTGCAGCCCGGCATGCCGTTCCGCACGAGCGTCGAGGTCGCCGGTTCCGAGGGGCGCCTGCGCTACGACAGCGCCGAAGACCACACACTGCGCACCGATGCCGTGCTCACCGAGGGCGCGACCGACTACCTCCCCCCGATGTCGCCCGAGGAGAGCCCGTACTACGCGGAGATCGCCGACTTCGTGGCCGCCATCGCCGAGGGGCGCGACGCCGCCGTGACCCCGGAGGACGGGATCCAGGCGGTCGCGGTGGCTGAGGCCGCCTACGCCTCGATCGCGTCCGGAGCCCCGGTCGCCCTGTCCGCTTCGTCCCCCGCCGTCGCCGAGGAGGCCTCCCGATGA
- a CDS encoding Gfo/Idh/MocA family protein, whose product MTAPRPLRIAVLSFAHTHALSYVHALQQMPDVELIAADPDGASAPDDAPRGAALATELGVAYVETYEDAFAWGPDAVVVAAENSRHRALVEQAAAAGVHVLCEKPLATTVEDAIAMRDACDRAGVYLMVAYPVRFSPAVRDAVAELRSGRLGAVLGVTGINNGKLPQDRAWFTDPELAGGGALVDHVVHCADLLDELLGERAQTVRAVSNSILHGERDLAVETGGLVTIQYPSGVVATIDCSWSWPLSSPTWGGLTLEVVAERGTVTVSPFAKGVAGHDAHGETWTPVGADLDALLLEEFVQAVRAGRQPQPDAGVGIRTVEIVKAAQASASRAGTPVPL is encoded by the coding sequence ATGACCGCTCCCCGCCCGCTGCGGATCGCCGTCCTGTCGTTCGCTCACACGCACGCCCTCAGCTACGTGCACGCGCTGCAGCAGATGCCGGACGTCGAGCTGATCGCCGCCGACCCCGATGGCGCCTCCGCCCCGGACGACGCTCCGCGCGGCGCCGCCCTGGCCACGGAACTCGGGGTGGCGTATGTGGAGACCTACGAGGATGCCTTCGCCTGGGGTCCGGACGCGGTCGTCGTGGCCGCGGAGAACTCCCGTCACCGCGCCCTCGTCGAGCAGGCCGCCGCCGCGGGCGTGCACGTGCTGTGCGAGAAGCCGCTGGCGACGACCGTCGAGGATGCGATCGCGATGCGCGACGCCTGTGACCGCGCGGGTGTTTACCTGATGGTCGCGTACCCGGTGCGCTTCTCGCCCGCCGTGCGCGATGCCGTCGCCGAGCTGCGCAGCGGACGCCTCGGGGCGGTCCTCGGCGTCACCGGCATCAACAACGGCAAGCTGCCGCAGGACCGGGCGTGGTTCACCGACCCCGAGCTCGCCGGCGGCGGTGCCCTGGTCGACCACGTCGTGCACTGCGCCGACCTCCTCGACGAGCTCCTCGGAGAGCGGGCGCAGACCGTCCGCGCGGTATCGAACAGCATCCTGCACGGGGAGCGCGACCTCGCGGTCGAGACCGGAGGTCTCGTGACGATCCAGTACCCGAGCGGCGTGGTCGCCACGATCGACTGCTCGTGGAGCTGGCCGCTGAGCTCGCCGACCTGGGGCGGCCTCACCCTCGAGGTCGTGGCCGAGCGCGGAACCGTGACGGTGAGCCCCTTCGCGAAGGGCGTCGCCGGGCACGATGCCCACGGCGAGACCTGGACCCCGGTCGGGGCCGACCTCGACGCCCTGCTGCTCGAGGAGTTCGTGCAGGCCGTGCGTGCGGGCCGTCAGCCCCAGCCCGACGCCGGTGTCGGCATCCGGACCGTCGAGATCGTGAAGGCCGCCCAGGCGTCCGCCTCCCGCGCCGGCACCCCCGTCCCCCTCTAG
- a CDS encoding SDR family NAD(P)-dependent oxidoreductase encodes MRIDLAGKTALVTGSTQGIGLAIATTLADAGARVAVNGRNPETVSSVIATLQEENPDRNLVPAPGDVTTEDGAAAVLAATGDVDILVNNLGIFGATPALDISDDEWRRYFDVNVLAAVRLIRATLPGMKERGWGRVLDIASDSAVVIPAEMIHYGMSKTALLAVSRGFAKEAAGTGVTVNSVLAGPTHTGGVEDFVYSLVDPQLPWEEAQREFMRIHRPQSLLQRLIEPEEIANMVAYLASPLASATTGAAVRVDGGYIDAIVP; translated from the coding sequence ATGCGCATCGACCTCGCCGGGAAGACCGCCCTCGTCACGGGTTCCACCCAGGGCATCGGACTCGCCATCGCCACGACTCTGGCCGACGCGGGAGCACGAGTCGCGGTCAACGGCCGGAACCCCGAGACCGTGTCGTCGGTGATCGCGACCCTGCAGGAGGAGAATCCGGACCGGAACCTCGTCCCGGCGCCGGGCGACGTCACCACGGAGGACGGCGCCGCTGCGGTCCTCGCGGCCACCGGAGATGTGGACATCCTCGTCAACAACCTCGGCATCTTCGGGGCGACCCCGGCGCTCGACATCTCCGACGACGAGTGGCGCCGGTATTTCGACGTGAACGTGCTCGCCGCCGTCCGACTCATCCGCGCCACGCTGCCCGGCATGAAGGAGCGCGGCTGGGGTCGGGTGCTCGACATCGCCAGCGACTCCGCGGTCGTGATCCCCGCGGAGATGATCCACTACGGGATGTCGAAGACCGCGCTGCTCGCGGTGTCCCGGGGCTTCGCGAAGGAGGCGGCAGGCACCGGCGTGACGGTGAACTCGGTGCTCGCGGGCCCGACCCACACCGGCGGCGTGGAGGACTTCGTGTACTCGCTCGTGGATCCGCAGCTGCCGTGGGAGGAGGCACAGCGGGAGTTCATGCGCATCCACCGCCCCCAGTCGCTGCTGCAGCGGCTCATCGAGCCGGAGGAGATCGCGAACATGGTCGCGTACCTCGCGTCCCCGCTCGCCTCGGCGACGACGGGCGCCGCCGTCCGCGTCGACGGCGGGTACATCGACGCGATCGTCCCCTGA
- the corA gene encoding magnesium/cobalt transporter CorA: MALIDNGVYVHGRRVETPKNLDETYRMLDAAGGIAWIGLYRPSPEEVASVAREFDLHPLAVEDALSGHQRSKVERYGDTLFAVLRPARYRDKEESIEFGELHLFIGPDFVVTIRHAESPNLAAVRRRMEANPELLAMGPEAVFYAILDEVVDEYEPVVAGLENDIDEIEDQLFGDSDDDALSRRIYELSREVINFQRAVHPLSGMLEWLRRGSEKYRIDEELQRSLRDVLDHTIRVNERVDSFRAILENALTVQSALVARRHSEAGLAQNDEIKKISSWAAIIFAPTLVGTVYGMNFDVMPELHWAFGYPMAIGAMAAFAVGLYGVFKYKKWL, encoded by the coding sequence ATGGCGCTCATCGACAACGGCGTGTACGTCCACGGACGTCGCGTGGAGACCCCGAAGAACCTGGACGAGACCTACCGGATGCTGGATGCCGCCGGCGGGATCGCGTGGATCGGTCTGTATCGGCCGAGTCCCGAGGAGGTCGCGTCCGTCGCCCGGGAGTTCGACCTGCATCCCCTCGCCGTCGAAGACGCGCTCTCCGGGCATCAGCGCTCGAAGGTGGAGCGCTACGGCGACACCCTCTTCGCCGTGCTGCGTCCCGCGCGGTACCGCGACAAGGAGGAGTCGATCGAATTCGGTGAGCTGCACCTGTTCATCGGCCCCGACTTCGTGGTGACGATCCGCCACGCGGAGTCGCCGAACCTCGCCGCGGTCCGCCGCCGGATGGAGGCGAACCCGGAGCTGCTCGCGATGGGTCCGGAGGCGGTCTTCTACGCGATCCTCGACGAGGTCGTGGACGAGTACGAGCCCGTCGTCGCGGGCCTGGAGAACGACATCGACGAGATCGAGGACCAGCTCTTCGGCGACAGCGACGACGACGCCCTCTCCCGCCGCATCTACGAGCTCTCCCGCGAGGTGATCAACTTCCAGCGTGCCGTGCACCCCTTGAGCGGCATGCTGGAGTGGCTGCGTCGCGGGTCGGAGAAGTACCGCATCGACGAGGAGTTGCAGCGCTCCCTCCGCGACGTGCTCGACCACACGATCCGCGTGAACGAGCGCGTCGACTCGTTCCGCGCGATCCTGGAGAACGCCCTCACGGTGCAGTCGGCGCTCGTCGCCCGGCGTCATTCGGAAGCCGGGCTCGCGCAGAACGACGAGATCAAGAAGATCTCCTCGTGGGCGGCCATCATCTTCGCGCCTACCCTCGTCGGCACCGTCTACGGCATGAACTTCGACGTGATGCCGGAGCTGCACTGGGCGTTCGGCTACCCGATGGCGATCGGGGCGATGGCGGCGTTCGCGGTCGGACTCTACGGCGTCTTCAAGTACAAGAAGTGGCTCTGA
- a CDS encoding cytochrome C5: MIATLLSRIVESGLLEDPVAENGLVYGRASLEAAGTVVNVNVDPEVEEDEDEEDGDPDALVAAVARVLSMSEKRWRAIVEEVAVDIEDAVDEEPVAEQTDLRDDLEATSVVVFADAVLLAFVAPKQFPESRILVQLDETLEVEGIEVREPDGTEVIDVDTLDELLDLISRRDRD; encoded by the coding sequence ATGATCGCAACCCTGCTGTCCCGCATCGTCGAGAGTGGCCTCCTCGAAGACCCCGTCGCCGAGAACGGCCTCGTGTACGGGCGCGCGAGCCTGGAGGCGGCCGGCACCGTCGTGAACGTGAACGTCGACCCCGAGGTGGAGGAGGACGAGGACGAAGAGGACGGGGATCCGGACGCTCTCGTCGCGGCTGTCGCGCGGGTCTTGTCGATGAGCGAGAAGCGCTGGCGGGCGATCGTCGAGGAGGTCGCGGTCGACATCGAGGATGCGGTCGATGAGGAGCCGGTGGCAGAGCAGACCGACCTGCGCGACGACCTGGAGGCCACCTCGGTGGTCGTCTTCGCGGATGCCGTCCTCCTTGCCTTCGTGGCCCCGAAACAGTTCCCGGAGTCGCGGATCCTCGTGCAGCTCGACGAGACGCTCGAAGTGGAAGGCATCGAGGTCCGCGAGCCCGACGGGACCGAAGTCATCGACGTCGACACGCTCGACGAGCTCCTCGATCTGATCAGCCGCCGGGACCGGGACTGA
- a CDS encoding SGNH/GDSL hydrolase family protein: MPIAPSASPATAADDLRRLAAALRDPAPLNWVITGDSITHGLVHTQGGRSYQEHLHELIRGELERVRDIVLNTAISGNRIVDILDDWERRVAGWQPDVVTLMVGTNDASDGGPRPVISPDDYAASLHDFVRRVRGLGAIPVLQTPPVIDVRNAPERARIADFADAVRRVAVAEDVILVDQYAHFVELGNGGMAWGLMNDPFHPGAAGHAALALELARVLGITPEGPRARTVGLLDGMVGTARLFG; encoded by the coding sequence GTGCCGATCGCCCCCTCCGCCTCCCCCGCCACCGCCGCCGACGACCTGCGCCGCCTCGCCGCCGCGCTCCGCGACCCCGCACCGCTGAACTGGGTCATCACCGGCGACTCGATCACCCACGGCCTGGTGCACACCCAGGGCGGGCGCAGCTATCAGGAGCACCTCCACGAGTTGATCAGGGGCGAGCTCGAGCGCGTCAGGGACATCGTGCTGAACACCGCGATCAGCGGCAACCGGATCGTCGACATCCTCGACGACTGGGAGCGTCGGGTGGCCGGCTGGCAGCCGGACGTGGTCACCCTCATGGTCGGCACCAACGACGCCTCGGACGGCGGGCCGCGCCCGGTGATCTCGCCGGATGACTACGCCGCCTCCCTGCACGACTTCGTGCGCCGGGTGCGCGGGCTCGGCGCCATCCCGGTGTTGCAGACGCCGCCCGTCATCGACGTCCGCAATGCCCCGGAGCGGGCGAGGATCGCCGACTTCGCCGACGCGGTCCGTCGGGTCGCGGTCGCGGAGGATGTGATCCTCGTCGACCAGTACGCGCACTTCGTGGAGCTGGGGAACGGCGGGATGGCCTGGGGGCTCATGAACGACCCCTTCCATCCCGGTGCCGCCGGCCACGCCGCTCTGGCCTTGGAGCTCGCCCGTGTCCTCGGCATCACTCCGGAGGGCCCGCGTGCGCGCACGGTCGGGCTCCTCGACGGCATGGTCGGCACAGCCCGCCTCTTCGGCTGA
- a CDS encoding Type 1 glutamine amidotransferase-like domain-containing protein, whose product MSHVVATGAGKAMMERRNDPTHEYILKLTGKERPRVLFVGTATGDDAAYIVSFYSTYDADRCAPHHLPLFHRAVDDLAGFVKGFDVIHVGGGNTANMLDVWKRQGLDEIMREMWEDPDSNVVFTGGSAGGICWFEGGTTDSYGPTLQVLPEGLGFLHGSFCPHYDAEDQRRPLFHASLLSGELSTGYAVGNLQSLHFENSEFVTAISPVDDPLALRVEAVDGTIVETELPVQVLTGSAPVVKGPSS is encoded by the coding sequence ATGTCGCACGTCGTCGCAACCGGGGCCGGCAAGGCCATGATGGAACGTCGGAACGATCCGACGCACGAGTACATCCTGAAGCTCACCGGCAAGGAGCGACCACGGGTCCTGTTCGTCGGCACCGCGACCGGCGACGACGCCGCCTACATCGTGAGCTTCTACTCGACGTATGACGCGGACCGCTGCGCGCCGCACCACCTGCCGCTCTTCCATCGGGCGGTCGACGACCTGGCCGGGTTCGTGAAGGGCTTCGACGTCATCCACGTCGGCGGCGGCAACACCGCGAACATGCTCGACGTCTGGAAGCGCCAGGGCCTCGACGAGATCATGCGCGAGATGTGGGAGGACCCCGACTCGAACGTCGTCTTCACCGGAGGCAGCGCGGGCGGCATCTGCTGGTTCGAGGGTGGCACCACCGACAGCTACGGCCCCACCCTGCAGGTGCTCCCGGAAGGCCTCGGCTTCTTGCACGGCAGCTTCTGCCCGCACTACGACGCCGAGGACCAGCGGCGGCCGCTCTTCCATGCCTCGCTCCTCAGCGGCGAGCTCTCGACCGGCTACGCGGTGGGCAACCTCCAGTCGCTGCACTTCGAGAACAGCGAGTTCGTCACGGCGATCAGTCCGGTCGATGACCCGCTGGCGCTCCGGGTGGAAGCGGTCGACGGGACCATCGTCGAGACCGAGCTGCCGGTCCAGGTCCTCACCGGATCCGCGCCGGTCGTGAAGGGGCCGTCGTCGTGA